Proteins encoded together in one Procambarus clarkii isolate CNS0578487 chromosome 67, FALCON_Pclarkii_2.0, whole genome shotgun sequence window:
- the LOC123767725 gene encoding uncharacterized protein: MDREYYALCQYSGCQAELVDADDHQYCLRHASCWVQGWFHPRLCEVCGKLVSSLIDPPSRWHAYNAATRLWDRAQKYRRWRLQFQGESVAAQDQIFIDKDLEALIETTCASCSKERKYSSHSSFFNPSSVQCRQAIGSNGFKQARASLTGQKKRAKRLKVCVDRKQDFRSSYQKSANFKRPQVPDKNELYSSLEPKFHSDTSWEGQKARRQGKNVEPFGPRAEEQSLDYFTHSSLVSSKAGPSYRGNEILPTIEADADHWVPLEPSWVLEIRDEGTFLQVGKVFYAPAQYELDRSWFPPRVRFFPSSEDPVQDDKDSVLDAKPVLEAEEPMQCTESILDTEGPVLNSVQTPQLPAAKVSNDLNSCKSRNEQVPSSSWLSNYYLFSNSKWQSFCRSQDVDWKEVASVFNAALAGETLELHTKVLHAPSLAKDIASSQLHVQVAPLSQQLVAADFEARQRLSEVIRVVTSQKLDLEQKSDASQALTPLRDAITDFFAARFACRKSVLSQFQDSRLIDSLLHSSPFSVSLFPDEEVKKILNRARSSGRRLSQIFRLRLVGGFPPRKAVAKEVQPVDPLIKNKVSAFHDPLKELVSDIPVQDSLTDRN, translated from the coding sequence ATGGACAGAGAATATTACGCGTTGTGTCAGTATTCAGGATGCCAGGCAGAGTTAGTAGATGCTGATGATCATCAATATTGTTTACGGCATGCATCCTGTTGGGTGCAAGGTTGGTTTCATCCTAGGTTATGTGAGGTCTGTGGCAAGTTGGTGTCTTCCCTTATTGATCCTCCATCAAGGTGGCATGCTTATAATGCAGCCACCAGGCTATGGGATAGGGCACAGAAATATAGGAGGTGGCGGTTGCAGTTTCAGGGTGAATCTGTGGCAGCCCAAGACCAAATCTTCATTGATAAAGACTTGGAAGCTTTAATAGAGACGACATGTGCTTCATGTTCTAAAGAGAGGAAGTATTCTTCCCATTCATCATTCTTTAATCCCTCGTCTGTGCAGTGCAGGCAAGCAATTGGCTCGAATGGCTTCAAACAGGCTAGGGCCTCGCTTACTGGCCAGAAGAAGAGAGCGAAGCGACTCAAGGTTTGTGTAGACAGGAAGCAAGACTTTAGGTCAtcataccaaaaatctgctaacTTTAAGAGACCCCAAGTTCCAGATAAAAATGAGCTTTACAGCTCTTTGGAGCCAAAATTTCACTCTGATACCTCCTGGGAAGGCCAGAAGGCTAGAAGGCAGGGTAAAAATGTTGAGCCTTTTGGTCCTAGAGCAGAAGAACAGTCGTTAGATTATTTCACTCATTCCTCACTTGTCAGTTCAAAAGCAGGTCCTTCCTATAGAGGAAACGAGATTCTTCCAACTATAGAGGCTGATGCAGATCATTGGGTACCATTAGAACCATCTTGGGTTCTGGAGATCAGAGATGAAGGTACTTTCCTGCAGGTGGGTAAGGTCTTCTATGCCCCAGCACAATACGAGCTTGACAGGTCCTGGTTCCCTCCTCGAGTTCGCTTCTTTCCCTCTTCAGAAGATCCTGTGCAGGATGATAAAGATTCTGTGCTAGATGCTAAACCTGTACTAGAAGCTGAAGAACCTATGCAATGCACTGAATCTATACTAGACACAGAGGGTCCTGTGCTCAATTCGGTTCAAACACCCCAGCTACCAGCTGCTAAAGTCAGTAATGATTTGAATTCATGCAAGTCAAGAAACGAGCAAGTGCCATCATCTTCTTGGCTATCAAACTATTATTTGTTCTCAAACAGCAAATGGCAGTCTTTTTGTCGTTCCCAGGATGTAGACTGGAAGGAAGTTGCTTCTGTTTTTAATGCTGCCTTAGCAGGCGAGACACTGGAGCTCCATACTAAGGTCCTCCATGCGCCTTCCCTTGCTAAGGACATAGCTTCCAGTCAGTTGCATGTGCAGGTGGCACCATTGTCACAGCAGCTTGTTGCGGCAGATTTTGAGGCACGCCAACGCTTGTCTGAGGTAATCAGGGTAGTTACTTCACAGAAATTAGATTTAGAACAAAAGAGTGATGCTTCACAGGCACTCACACCTTTGCGAGATGCAATTACTGATTTCTTTGCTGCTCGTTTTGCTTGTCGTAAGTCAGTGCTATCTCAATTTCAGGATTCACGGTTAATTGACAGTCTCCTTCATTCTAGTCCATTTAGTGTCTCGCTTTTTCCTGATGAGGAAGTTAAGAAGATTCTTAACCGAGCACGTTCATCTGGTCGGCGTCTCTCCCAGATCTTTCGGTTAAGATTAGTGGGAGGGTTTCCTCCTAGGAAGGCAGTCGCAAAAGAAGTTCAGCCAGTTGACCCCTTGATAAAAAATAAAGTATCAGCATTTCATGATCCCTTGAAAGAATTGGTGTCAGATATTCCAGTACAGGATTCCTTAACAGACAGAAATTAA